Within the Comamonadaceae bacterium OTU4NAUVB1 genome, the region GCCCGGCCGGTTGTCGACGATGAACTGCTGGCCCGTCTGCTCCGAGAGCTTCTGCGCCACCAGCCGCGCGACGATGTCGGTCGGCCCGCCCGGCGGATAGGGCACCACCAGCCGCACCGGCTTGCTCGGATAGGACGCGGCGGGCGACGGCGGTGACTGCGCCTGCGCGCCGGCCGACACGGCCAGGCCGAGCGCCGCGCCGGTGGCGGCGGCGAGCAGGCGGCGTCGCGCGGGGAGGAAGCGGATCGGATGCATGTCGTTGTCTCCTGTGGTTCCTGTCGATGACCGGTGGCCCGGCGCGCGCTCAGCCGGCGGCGGGATCGGCGCGCGCGAAGCGCACCAGGGTGCGGCCGTCGTGCACGAAGAAGCCGGCCGTCACGCGCTCGCCGATGCACACGCCGGGCTCGGCGTGCGCCATCAGGCGCGGACCCTCGTCGAGCTGCGCGAGGACCAGCGTGTAGGGCGCCAGCACGCGGAAGGCGTCCGACGGCGCGCGCGCGACGACGGTGACGGCGTGCAGCGTGGCCGTGCCGCGCGCGGTCTCCCAGGCCAGCGCCTCGCTGCCGCAGCGCGTGCAGGCATGGCGCGCCAGCGTCTGCGCCGCGCCGCACGCGCCGCAGCGCTGGAAGCGCAGCACGTGGCGCGCGAGCCCCTCGACGAAGGGCGCGGCGAGCGCGCCGGAGGACGTGGTGGCCGGGGCGCCGGGCGCCGGGGCGTTCACGACGCGTCCTCCCGCGAAAGGATCAGGCTCACGTGGGAGGACATCACGCCGCCGTCGGCGTGCACGAAGGCGTGGCGCGGCCGGGCCACCTGGCGCGCCCCGGCGCGCCCGGTCAGTTGCCGGAACGCCTCCACCGCGTGCGCCATGCCGCCGGCCACGCCGCAATGGCCGAACGACAGCAGGCCGCCGTGGGTGTTGAGCGGCAACGCGCCACCGGGCGAGAAATCGCCCGCCCGCGCCCGGGCCGCCGCGCCGCCGCGCGGGGCGAAACCGATCTCCTCGAGCAGCATGGTCAGCGTGATGGTGAAGGAATCGTAGATGCCCAGGTGGTCGATGTCGGCCACGTCCAGGCCGGCCTCGGCGAAGGCGCGCCGCGCCGCGACGGCCGCGCCGCAGTCCATGACGTCGGCCATCGCGCTCAGGTG harbors:
- a CDS encoding OB-fold domain-containing protein, producing the protein MNAPAPGAPATTSSGALAAPFVEGLARHVLRFQRCGACGAAQTLARHACTRCGSEALAWETARGTATLHAVTVVARAPSDAFRVLAPYTLVLAQLDEGPRLMAHAEPGVCIGERVTAGFFVHDGRTLVRFARADPAAG